Proteins from one Mycteria americana isolate JAX WOST 10 ecotype Jacksonville Zoo and Gardens chromosome 1, USCA_MyAme_1.0, whole genome shotgun sequence genomic window:
- the TMBIM4 gene encoding protein lifeguard 4, protein MAAAEQLYPRSSIEDDFNYGTNVASASVHIRMAFLRKVYSILSIQVLLTTVTSAIFLYSTGVQAFVYERPALVLISGFGSLAIIVALTLYRHQHPVNLYLLFGFTLLEALTVAITVSFYDVSIVLQAFILTTAVFLGLTAYTLQSKRDFSKFGAGLFACLWILILSGFLRLIFYSETTELVFAAAGALLFCGFIIYDTHLLMHKLSPEEYILAAINLYLDIINLFLHLLRLLEAFNKK, encoded by the exons atggcggcggcggagcAGCTCTACCCGCGGAGCTCCATCGAAGATGACTTCAACTACGGCACCAACGTGGCCTCGGCCAGTGTCCACATCCGCATGG CTTTTCTACGGAAAGTCTACAGCATTCTTTCCATTCAAGTTCTTTTGACCACAGTCACATCTGCCATTTTTCTGTACTCTACTGGAGTGCAGGCATTTGTTTATGAAAG ACCTGCCTTGGTTTTGATATCTGGATTTGGATCTTTGGCTATAATCGTGGCACTGACTCTCTACAGACACCAGCATCCTGTTAATTTATACCTGCTTTTTGGATTT ACCCTACTGGAAGCACTGACAGTGGCCATTACAG TGAGTTTCTATGATGTGTCCATCGTGTTGCAAGCCTTTATTCTTACTACTGCTGTATTTCTTGGACTGACTGCATATACCCTGCAGTCAAAGAGAGACTTCAGCAAATTTGGAGCAGG cctcTTCGCTTGTTTGTGGATTTTAATCCTCTCTGGTTTCTTGAGG CTGATTTTCTACAGTGAGACAACAGAGTtggtgtttgctgctgctggagctcttCTGTTCTGTGGATTTATTATTTATGACACTCATTTGCTGATGCACAAATTATCCCCTGAAGAGTACATACTGGCTGCAATCAATCTGTACTTGGACATCATCAATCTGTTCTTACACCTGCTGCGTTTACTggaagcatttaataaaaaatag